From one Sus scrofa isolate TJ Tabasco breed Duroc chromosome 9, Sscrofa11.1, whole genome shotgun sequence genomic stretch:
- the LOC110262259 gene encoding olfactory receptor 502-like, which translates to MDFLGKGNHTAVTEFMLLGLTNDPTLQTVLFVIILCIYLVTICGNLSTIILVRLSPQLHHPMYFFLSHLALADMGYSSSVTPSMLVNFLVERNTISYPGCAVQLGSCAFFGSTECFLLAAMAYDRFVAICNPLLYSTKMSTQVCVQLLIVSYMGGFLNAFAFTISFYSLLFCGPNRVNHFFCDVAPLLELSCSDVTIPAVVPSFIAGSIIVVTVVVIAISYIYILSTVLKMPSTEGRHKAFSTCTSHLTAVTLFYGTITFIYVMPKSSYSTDQNKVVSVFYMVVIPMLNPLIYSLRSKEIKGALKRQLGRKTFS; encoded by the coding sequence ATGGATTTCCTGGGAAAGGGGAACCACACTGCAGTGACAGAGTTCATGTTATTGGGCTTAACAAATGACCCAACCCTGCAAACCGTCCTCTTCGTGATCATCCTGTGTATCTACCTGGTGACCATATGTGGCAATCTCAGCACAATCATTCTTGTCAGACTCTCTCCTCAGCTCCATcatcccatgtattttttcctgagcCACTTGGCCTTGGCTGACATGGGCTATTCATCTTCTGTCACACCCAGTATGCTTGTAAACTTCCTGGTGGAGAGAAATACCATCTCCTACCCTGGATGTGCTGTCCAGCTGGGTTCATGTGCTTTCTTCGGGTCGACGGAGTGTTTCCTTctggctgccatggcatatgaccgctttgtggccatctgcaacccactgctcTATTCCACGAAGATGTCCACACAAGTCTGTGTTCAGTTACTCATAGTGTCTTACATGGGTGGTTTTCTCAATGCTTTCGCTTTTACGATTTCCTTCTATTCTTTACTCTTCTGTGGACCAAATCGGgtcaatcatttcttctgtgatgtTGCCCCCTTGCTGGAACTCTCCTGCTCTGATGTTACTATTCCTGCAGTTGTACCCTCATTTATAGCTGGTTCCATCATTGTGGTCACAGTGGTTGTCATAGCCATTTCCTACATCTACATCCTCAGCACTGTCCTGAAGATGCCCTCCACTGAGGGTAGacacaaggccttctccacctgcacctcccacctCACCGCGGTCACTCTGTTCTATGGGACCATCACCTTCATTTATGTGATGCCCAAGTCCAGCTACTCCACTGACCAGAACAAGGTGGTGTCTGTGTTCTACATGGTGGtgatccccatgctgaaccccctcatctacagcctgaggagcAAGGAGATTAAGGGGGCTCTGAAGAGACAGCTTggcagaaaaacattttcttag